A window of Firmicutes bacterium HGW-Firmicutes-1 contains these coding sequences:
- the gnd gene encoding 6-phosphogluconate dehydrogenase (decarboxylating), producing the protein MEIGLIGLGKMGYNLALNMKDHEVDVRVFTRNLETLKKIGNEGVKTYETIQGLVESLAKPRAIWLMITAGTAVDGVIDHLLEYLSPGDTIIDGGNSRFTDTLRRGDYLQERGIFFVDAGTSGGTSGARNGACMMVGGDEEPVKRLEPMLKSLNVEGGYLHVGKRGSGHYVKMVHNGIEYGMMQAIGEGFDILQKSGFEMDFEKVANVWNHGSIIEGYLIDMTKKAFEHHGNLEEIVPIIDALGEGQWTVEEAVRLGVPAPVITSSLFVRYASKDSEAFSDKVVAALRNEFGGHTLHKK; encoded by the coding sequence ATGGAAATTGGATTAATTGGATTAGGTAAGATGGGATATAATTTGGCGTTAAATATGAAAGATCATGAGGTGGACGTTAGGGTCTTTACTCGCAATTTAGAGACATTAAAAAAAATAGGGAATGAAGGCGTTAAAACGTACGAAACAATACAGGGTTTGGTTGAATCTTTAGCAAAACCAAGAGCAATATGGTTAATGATTACTGCTGGTACTGCAGTTGATGGAGTAATTGATCATTTACTTGAATATTTATCACCAGGGGATACAATTATTGATGGTGGTAATTCTAGATTTACTGATACCTTAAGACGAGGAGACTATCTTCAAGAAAGAGGAATCTTTTTTGTAGATGCTGGAACGAGTGGTGGAACAAGTGGTGCTAGAAATGGTGCATGTATGATGGTTGGAGGAGACGAGGAACCAGTAAAGAGATTAGAACCAATGTTAAAATCGCTTAATGTAGAAGGTGGGTATCTTCACGTTGGTAAGAGAGGTTCAGGTCACTATGTGAAAATGGTGCATAATGGTATTGAATATGGTATGATGCAGGCCATTGGAGAAGGATTTGACATACTTCAAAAATCTGGCTTTGAGATGGATTTTGAAAAGGTCGCAAATGTATGGAACCATGGTTCAATCATAGAGGGCTATTTAATTGATATGACCAAAAAGGCATTTGAACATCATGGCAATCTTGAAGAAATTGTACCAATTATTGACGCTCTAGGTGAGGGACAATGGACGGTTGAAGAAGCTGTTCGTTTAGGGGTTCCTGCGCCAGTTATTACAAGTTCATTGTTCGTTAGATATGCATCAAAAGACAGTGAGGCTTTTTCTGATAAGGTTGTTGCAGCACTCAGAAATGAATTTGGTGGTCATACTCTGCATAAAAAATAG